From Actinoplanes oblitus, a single genomic window includes:
- a CDS encoding phage major capsid protein produces MSALEILRQRLEELRSRIDTRRSRGTEILSLPVDQLTSELTDEATQLRSELVGLRSQEEQLVAQIREEEAVEARQDGARAARVAAGTTEVPEARNVGGARVTREERTYSQEKNRRGETSFFADAYRSQMSGDAGASQRLARHAREIEVEGEAVEQRATTTASYAGLVVPQYLVDMFAPVLRNGRPLANRVNRLPMPAQGMTLDVPRGTTGAAVAAQATQNSALQNTDQVWADLVVPVCTVGGQQDVSRQSLERGTPGMDTIVYMDLARAYNAEIDRQVAAGSGASGQMLGILNTSGIYQASAYTAAVTAATFYSKTAGAVSAVASAGTEVQPDAWFMHPRRWYWLTSQLDSQNRPLAVPYASGAMNAMAINSNPGGYSADNDANPAVPVGIYHGLPVFIDANIPTAVGTGPEDQVLTLDSSKAYLWEDNGGIPRQLKFEQTLGQNLTIKLVLFNYAAFTAGRYPVAFGVVGGNAGTAGFGQIAPTF; encoded by the coding sequence ATGTCGGCGCTGGAAATCCTGCGGCAGCGCCTGGAAGAGCTGCGTTCCCGCATCGACACCCGGCGTTCCCGCGGTACCGAAATCCTGTCCCTGCCCGTCGACCAGCTCACTTCGGAGCTGACCGACGAGGCGACCCAGCTGCGCTCCGAGCTGGTCGGCCTGCGCTCCCAGGAGGAGCAGCTCGTCGCCCAGATCCGCGAGGAGGAGGCCGTCGAGGCCCGCCAGGACGGCGCCCGCGCGGCCCGCGTCGCGGCCGGCACCACCGAGGTGCCCGAGGCCCGCAACGTCGGTGGCGCCCGCGTCACCCGCGAGGAGCGCACCTACAGCCAGGAGAAGAACCGGCGCGGTGAGACCTCGTTCTTCGCCGACGCCTACCGGTCGCAGATGTCCGGCGACGCCGGCGCGAGCCAGCGCCTGGCCCGGCACGCCCGCGAGATCGAGGTCGAGGGCGAGGCCGTCGAGCAGCGCGCCACGACCACCGCGTCGTACGCCGGCCTGGTCGTCCCGCAGTACCTCGTCGACATGTTCGCGCCGGTGCTGCGCAACGGCCGGCCGCTCGCGAACCGGGTCAACCGGCTGCCGATGCCCGCGCAGGGCATGACCCTGGACGTGCCGCGCGGCACCACCGGCGCCGCCGTCGCGGCGCAGGCCACCCAGAACAGCGCCTTGCAGAACACCGACCAGGTGTGGGCCGACCTGGTGGTGCCGGTGTGCACCGTCGGCGGCCAGCAGGACGTCTCCCGGCAGTCGCTGGAGCGCGGCACCCCGGGCATGGACACCATCGTCTACATGGACCTGGCCCGCGCCTACAACGCGGAGATCGACCGGCAGGTCGCCGCCGGGTCCGGCGCGTCCGGGCAGATGCTCGGCATCCTCAACACCTCGGGCATCTACCAGGCGTCGGCGTACACCGCGGCGGTCACCGCGGCGACGTTCTACTCCAAGACCGCCGGCGCCGTCTCGGCGGTGGCCAGCGCGGGCACCGAGGTTCAGCCGGACGCCTGGTTCATGCACCCGCGCCGCTGGTACTGGCTGACCAGCCAGCTCGACTCGCAGAACCGGCCGCTGGCCGTGCCGTACGCCTCCGGCGCGATGAACGCGATGGCGATCAACAGCAACCCGGGCGGCTACTCCGCCGACAACGACGCCAACCCGGCAGTGCCGGTCGGCATCTACCACGGGCTGCCGGTCTTCATCGACGCGAACATCCCCACCGCCGTCGGTACCGGCCCGGAGGACCAGGTCCTCACCCTGGACTCCTCCAAGGCCTACCTCTGGGAGGACAACGGCGGCATCCCGCGCCAGCTCAAGTTCGAGCAGACGCTGGGCCAGAACCTGACCATCAAGCTGGTCCTGTTCAACTACGCCGCGTTCACCGCCGGCCGCTACCCCGTCGCGTTCGGCGTCGTCGGCGGCAACGCCGGCACCGCGGGCTTCGGCCAGATCGCGCCGACCTTCTGA
- a CDS encoding coiled-coil domain-containing protein, with protein MTAPLCRCGDEQEDHKRKAAGCRAPDCGCARYEPCAPALSADASLAVDVDALLAEVRDDVDREAELRRDLAEAVAVRASVEAERDNLLRELNETSTSLFHARGHMEAYRTQRDQATEAIGQQGTRIAELEALLEQAEQYARDLQDDGSVLPVGRVWDEHVRYLCTTCGSRYREFHNHPCGRLEPVRVRITLIEE; from the coding sequence GTGACCGCGCCGCTGTGCCGCTGCGGTGACGAGCAGGAGGACCACAAGCGCAAGGCGGCCGGCTGCCGGGCGCCGGACTGCGGGTGCGCGCGGTACGAGCCGTGCGCACCCGCGCTCTCGGCCGACGCCTCGCTGGCGGTCGACGTCGACGCGCTGCTGGCCGAGGTCCGCGACGACGTCGACCGCGAAGCCGAGCTGCGCCGCGACCTAGCGGAGGCCGTGGCGGTCCGGGCGTCCGTCGAGGCGGAGCGCGACAACCTGCTGCGCGAACTGAACGAGACCAGCACCTCGCTCTTCCACGCTCGCGGCCACATGGAGGCGTACCGAACCCAGCGCGACCAGGCGACCGAGGCGATCGGCCAGCAAGGCACGCGAATCGCTGAGCTGGAGGCGCTGCTGGAGCAAGCCGAGCAGTACGCCCGCGACCTCCAGGACGACGGCTCCGTCTTGCCGGTCGGTCGGGTCTGGGACGAGCACGTCCGCTACCTCTGCACCACGTGCGGCAGCCGGTACCGGGAGTTCCACAACCACCCCTGCGGCCGGCTGGAGCCGGTCCGCGTCCGCATCACTCTGATCGAGGAGTAG
- a CDS encoding ArsR/SmtB family transcription factor gives MTAVLHSPFYAGHRFTSSDAEDLAVALKAVADPMRLRILSLLSERGPMRAADLVPLLDAKQPNVSHHLTVLHQSGLVRNQVDGPDVLRAIDVDRMSRLALLLDPHGGRR, from the coding sequence GTGACCGCCGTCCTGCACTCGCCGTTCTACGCCGGCCACAGGTTCACCAGCAGCGACGCCGAGGACCTGGCGGTCGCGCTGAAGGCGGTCGCCGACCCGATGCGGCTGCGGATCCTGTCGCTGCTGTCCGAGCGCGGCCCGATGCGAGCTGCCGACCTGGTGCCGCTGCTCGACGCCAAGCAGCCGAACGTGTCGCACCACCTGACCGTCCTGCATCAATCGGGATTGGTACGCAATCAGGTCGACGGTCCGGACGTGCTGCGCGCCATCGATGTCGACCGCATGTCGCGGTTGGCGCTGCTGCTCGACCCGCACGGCGGCCGTCGATGA
- a CDS encoding phage portal protein: MSVWTRMAGWFGFGQRAAQLDPLATALQARYLGFGGTPVSPESAARKVAVGATIRLITNTGRTMPAHAYRGEGGQTRQLDTPAILRDPDGTGRGLGDWVAQALWSLAARGNLMVHVLTLDSYGRPETVEVLNPDLVAPEVDGDGKLWWRPANGPRIPGDRVDHTRLFPVPGVVLGLSPIEEHAATIGVGIAAEKFGGDFYDAGGHPTALLKSPAPLTQPQADSVKSKFRIAASSREPVLLPDGITYEQIQVKPNESQFLDAQGYSSAECARIFGPGFAETLGYETGGTYTYANAVDADVKLLKYSLDPYLAPIEQVLTRLLPRGQYVKLNRDSLLRMNPLDRHRVYEIRSRIGMDTPNDQLALEDRPPVPWGDKPYVVAKQQTSSGSESQTGAEK; this comes from the coding sequence GTGTCCGTCTGGACTCGCATGGCCGGCTGGTTCGGCTTCGGCCAGCGTGCCGCCCAGCTGGATCCGCTGGCCACCGCGCTCCAGGCCCGATACCTCGGCTTCGGCGGCACGCCGGTCAGCCCGGAGTCCGCGGCCCGCAAGGTCGCGGTCGGCGCCACGATCCGGCTCATCACGAACACCGGCCGGACCATGCCGGCGCACGCCTACCGCGGCGAGGGCGGCCAGACCAGGCAGCTGGACACGCCGGCGATCCTGCGCGACCCGGATGGCACCGGACGAGGCCTCGGCGACTGGGTCGCCCAGGCGCTGTGGTCGCTCGCGGCCCGCGGCAACCTCATGGTGCACGTGCTGACGCTGGACTCGTACGGCCGGCCGGAGACGGTGGAGGTCCTGAACCCGGACCTGGTGGCTCCGGAGGTCGACGGCGACGGCAAGCTGTGGTGGCGGCCGGCCAACGGGCCGCGTATCCCGGGCGACCGGGTCGACCACACTCGGCTGTTCCCGGTGCCCGGCGTGGTGCTCGGCCTGTCGCCGATCGAGGAGCACGCGGCCACCATCGGCGTCGGCATCGCGGCCGAGAAGTTCGGCGGCGACTTCTACGACGCGGGCGGCCATCCGACCGCGCTGCTGAAGTCCCCGGCGCCGTTGACACAGCCGCAGGCCGACTCGGTGAAGAGCAAGTTCCGGATCGCCGCGAGTTCGCGTGAGCCGGTGCTGTTGCCCGACGGCATCACTTACGAGCAGATCCAGGTCAAGCCGAACGAATCGCAGTTCCTCGACGCCCAGGGCTACAGCTCGGCGGAGTGCGCGCGGATCTTCGGTCCTGGGTTCGCTGAGACGCTCGGCTACGAGACCGGCGGCACCTACACCTACGCGAACGCGGTCGACGCCGACGTCAAGCTGCTCAAGTACTCCCTCGACCCGTACCTGGCGCCGATCGAGCAGGTGCTGACCAGGCTGCTGCCGCGCGGGCAGTACGTGAAGTTGAACCGCGACTCGCTGCTGCGCATGAACCCGCTGGACCGGCACCGCGTGTACGAGATCCGGTCGCGCATCGGCATGGACACCCCGAACGACCAGCTCGCTCTCGAAGACCGGCCGCCGGTGCCGTGGGGTGACAAGCCGTACGTCGTGGCGAAGCAGCAAACCTCCAGCGGCTCCGAGTCGCAGACGGGAGCCGAGAAGTGA
- a CDS encoding HK97 family phage prohead protease yields MTSHLDRRARFSRSFTVRAELRAGDSGSTTLDGYASVTGSPYSVRDWLGEYDETIERGAFAKTLREKDDVRLLLNHDGLPLARTSSGTMTLEEDDQGLRVVAELDRRSSLVNDVAVAMERGDLTEMSFAFSATRQEWNEDYTERFIREVKLYDVSVVTYPANPATTVKLRAADLETMPDDELRELVARAQRRLAPRLDAQALAGLRAAIDLA; encoded by the coding sequence GTGACCTCGCACCTCGACCGCCGCGCCCGGTTCAGCCGGTCGTTCACCGTCCGGGCCGAGCTGCGCGCCGGCGACTCCGGCAGCACCACGCTCGACGGGTACGCATCGGTGACCGGCTCGCCGTACTCGGTGCGCGACTGGCTCGGCGAGTACGACGAGACGATCGAGCGCGGCGCGTTCGCCAAGACCCTGCGCGAGAAGGACGACGTCCGGCTGCTGCTCAACCACGACGGCCTGCCGCTCGCGCGCACCAGCTCGGGCACCATGACGCTCGAAGAGGACGACCAGGGCCTGCGCGTCGTCGCCGAGCTGGACCGCCGTTCCTCGCTGGTCAACGACGTGGCGGTGGCCATGGAGCGCGGCGACCTCACCGAGATGTCGTTCGCGTTCTCCGCCACCCGGCAGGAGTGGAACGAGGACTACACCGAGCGGTTCATCCGCGAGGTCAAGCTCTACGACGTCTCCGTTGTCACCTACCCGGCGAACCCGGCCACCACCGTGAAGCTGCGAGCCGCCGACCTCGAAACCATGCCCGACGACGAACTCCGCGAACTCGTCGCCCGCGCCCAGCGGCGCCTCGCGCCGCGCCTCGACGCCCAGGCCCTCGCTGGCCTGCGCGCCGCCATCGACCTGGCCTGA
- a CDS encoding helix-turn-helix domain-containing protein, with product MKITSTKQANQVLHTLRRLANLSRPGLSRRLHVSSQTLRDREQNRRGLSVDALVETANVLGYDVILLRRETGRPA from the coding sequence GTGAAGATCACCAGCACCAAGCAGGCCAACCAGGTGCTGCACACCCTGCGCCGGCTGGCCAACCTCAGCCGGCCGGGCCTGAGCCGGCGGCTGCACGTCAGCTCGCAGACCCTGCGCGACCGCGAGCAGAACCGGCGCGGGCTGTCCGTCGACGCGCTGGTCGAAACCGCGAACGTGCTGGGCTACGACGTGATCCTGCTCCGCCGCGAGACCGGGCGGCCCGCGTGA
- a CDS encoding PD-(D/E)XK nuclease-like domain-containing protein — MSAPTLPPSTKVTGPGVYQLTEAEYHADPVPGGSLSSTGARMLIAPSCPALYRHWADSPQETTDYFDFGSAAHQLVLGVGPGIHEVKADSWRTNKAKQDAADARERGETPLLSRDVKIVEAMAARLREHPIARALFAPGSGRAEQAIVWQAAGQLEDGRTVPVRCRALIDWLRHPGAGRLLVPDYKTCASAAPDDAMKSVARLGYHVQGAFYLAGLRALGLADDSARFLLVMQEKTAPYLVTVIEPDQTAMRLGAMRVREAIDIYARCTESGRWPGYSDDVVIGELPPWETKELNGEIW, encoded by the coding sequence GTGAGCGCGCCGACCTTGCCGCCGTCCACCAAGGTCACCGGGCCGGGCGTCTACCAGCTCACCGAGGCCGAGTACCACGCCGATCCGGTGCCCGGCGGCTCGCTGTCGAGTACCGGAGCCCGGATGCTGATCGCCCCGTCGTGCCCGGCGCTGTACCGGCACTGGGCGGACAGCCCGCAGGAGACGACTGACTACTTCGACTTCGGCAGCGCGGCCCACCAGCTGGTGCTCGGCGTGGGGCCGGGCATCCACGAGGTGAAGGCCGACAGCTGGCGGACCAACAAGGCCAAGCAGGACGCGGCGGACGCCCGGGAGCGCGGCGAGACTCCGCTGCTGTCTCGGGACGTCAAGATCGTCGAGGCGATGGCCGCCCGGCTCCGCGAGCACCCGATCGCGCGCGCGCTGTTCGCGCCGGGCTCGGGCCGGGCGGAGCAGGCCATCGTCTGGCAGGCGGCCGGCCAGCTGGAGGACGGGCGCACGGTGCCGGTCCGGTGCCGGGCGCTGATCGACTGGCTGCGCCACCCGGGTGCCGGCCGCCTGCTGGTGCCGGACTACAAGACGTGCGCCAGCGCGGCCCCGGACGACGCGATGAAGTCCGTCGCCCGGCTCGGCTACCACGTGCAGGGTGCGTTCTACCTGGCCGGGCTGCGTGCCCTGGGCCTGGCAGACGACAGCGCCCGCTTCCTGCTGGTGATGCAGGAGAAGACGGCGCCATACCTGGTGACCGTGATCGAGCCGGACCAGACCGCGATGCGCCTCGGGGCGATGCGGGTCCGCGAGGCGATCGACATCTACGCGCGGTGCACCGAGTCGGGGCGATGGCCGGGCTACTCGGACGACGTCGTGATCGGCGAGCTGCCGCCGTGGGAGACCAAGGAACTGAACGGAGAGATCTGGTGA